In Phocoena phocoena chromosome 3, mPhoPho1.1, whole genome shotgun sequence, the DNA window atgctgcgCCCTGTGCCGGGAACACCCTTCCTTGCCTCCTCCTGGAAACCTCCCAGCCCACACCCCAGCTATCTGGAGGGTGAGGCGGGCTTGGATCTCCGCCTTACCgccgccccccacctccccaacccCCGGCGGGAGGGCTGACTCACTGGGTGGGGAAGAGCACGAGGCGAGTGTAGAAGAAGACCAACGAGAAGATGATGAAGAGAGCGTCGCACACGCGCCGCCAGTGCGTGTAGTTGAACAACTTACAGGCCTGGAGGGGACAGCAGAGAGAAATagacctgggggtggggctgcgGCGGAAGCACGCGggaagggcggggcggggccgagaAAGGGCGGGGCCTCTTCCCAGGGAAAAGGTGCCTCTGCCTGGGCCAGGTGAGTTGGGGCGGGTCTTATCTCTAGGAACTGCCTAGAAAGGTAGAAAGTGCGTGGTCTGCGGATGACGGGGGTGGGGCCTCATCTCCCAGGAAGGCTGACAGGGGGTGGGCCTCAACACCAGGGGCACCTgggagggcggggggcggggggggaggggtCGGGCTGCGCCAGGCGCACCTCCAGCAGGTAGTCGGAGGAGTCATGCAATAGCAGCACCAGAGAGCCGACGCGCAGCAGATTCGTGCTGTAGGAGAAGACGATCAGGGTGATGGTCACAAAGTGATGTGCCACCTGCTCCTTGAAATCCTGCGGGAAACGGAGGGTCACAGCCGGAATGAGGCTGGGGGGCCGGAGCGGCCCCACCCCGCGGGGCTGGGAGCAGGCCCTCCCAGGGGGTTGCTTGGCATGTGGACCCTACGCCTCCTGCCTGAGACACCAAGGGTCTCTGGGAGTGGGGTGAGGCCACCCCTCTCCTCCTGGAACTGGGTCACGACCGCCCCAGGCCAGACTCTTGGCCTGGCCTCACCTTGCGCTTGGTGTCGAAGGGCAGCGTGATCAGCAGAGAGATGTAGAAGCTCAGCTCCAGGAGATACCAGTGGTACAGGGCCGGCTTCAGGGGCTGTGGCAGGGAGTGCAGGGTTAGCTGCGGGGAGTGGAGGTTCCCACGGGACATGGGGCGTGGGGTAGGGCCCTCCCCATTTGCTCAAACCCATGACACATGAATCCCAATGAGTGAGGAAGGCATGAGCCTCCCCATCCTTAGAGGTAATCAAGGGCAGTGGTTTTTGTGGCAGCTCCTGCTTCCAGTGTGTCCTGACTCCTGGCCCCTCTCCATTCCACACGGGAGCCAAAGAATAGAGTGGGATTCAGGGGGGAGAATGATGGTGTGATGTCCAGCTTTGGCGCTCTTGCCTGTGGCCACAGGAACTCTGCCCTGATCCTCCCACTAGCCTCCAAACACCACCCCTCCCACTCACCTGCTGTGGGTAACTGTCCCAGCACATTACCGGCGTCCACAGCCACGATTCCTGCAGGGACGCGGGAGTCTGAAGTTGTCCAGAGGTTAGAACCcagctcccccaaccccccaaccccaggcctggggtctcctcaggcctccctggcCCTTGACATGCTGCTGTCACTCAGGCCGGCTGTTTCCTGCCTGGTTGCAACTCTGCTCTCACTGTAGACCAGGGGCTGATTCAGAATCCCCAGCCCagacacacagtaggtcctctCAATAGGCACCCCTGGAGTGAACATTCACCACGACCTGGCCTcattccctccaccctccctctctgCGCCTTGGCACGTTTCCCCCTCTGCCCGGACCCCACACACCCCTTCCCAATCCAATCCAGGCCCAGCGCATACTAGGTGCTCGAGGGATAGGGCAGGTGAGCTGCCAGGTACACTCACGTGGTAAAGAACCGAGATTCCACCGATGAAGGAGCACAGATAGAAGGCGAACCTCCAGCTGCAGGCGGGGAGGGAGCCCCTGAGGCAGCTGCCAAAGGACCAGACCCCCCGCCGCACCCCCAGACTCCCCGTTCCCGGCCCCACCCTGGGCTTACCTGGCCTCACAGAACTTCTTGGTCAGGCAGGGCCGGTCCTGGTTCCGGCGTCTCCGGAACCAGTGTTGGGTCTGTCGCAGGGTGAGCCCACACTGGGTCGCCAGGAGGCTcatctggggctggggagggagtgaTGGGGGCCAGGGTCACAGAGGTGGCCTCCTGCCCCTGTCTCAGGACAGGCaggacccagccctgctcccCCCCTCCCCTATAGCCCCAGACCTCGCCTGTGGGGTGCTCTACCTTTGGAGATGGGGGAGTAGGGGGTTTCACAGGGTGGGGGTCTCCCCAAAAAGAGGCCTTATAAAAACCCAGCTCTGCTCACAAACGCCCCCTCTAGAACCTCCCCCAGGGGACCCAAGCAGGCCaacggggagggaggagggggtcgGGGATCTCACCTCTGTGGGTCTCTGCCCTTCCATAAGGAAGTGTTTCTCCAGCGTGGCATTGGGCTTCACCGGCCTCCTGGTCTGTTTCCGCACACCCAGCCACCGGCTCAGGGGCAGGCCTATGAATCTGGGTGTAGGGGAGACACAGCTGGTCAGTCCAGGTGGGGAAACGGGGGCTCACTGGGCCGCATTTTAGGACCCTGGAGGCGGTAGCCTGGCTGTTGCATTGCAACCAACCTAAGAGAGGAAGCTGGATTGGTCTTCAAGGTGGGGGATGAACAACTTTGGTGGTACCCAGGCACCTCCACTCCATCCCAAACCAGGGATGAGAGTCCCCTCGATGCCTGTCTTATGATGGCCTGGGTCCTGATCTGCCCCTCTACCAGGCTGGGGGCCCCCCGCATGGGCAGAAGCAGGTCTGCTTCTTCTCAGGCCTCCCTCCACCCAGCATCCCCCCCTCCCTTGTGCACACTTGGAGGAGCTGGGACCCTGGTGAGTCAATTACCACACTGCCCACAGGGGGGCCCTCAAGACCAGGGGTCAGGACCAAACTGCACGTCCACCATCCTAATATCACCTCTCAtcgggggaaactgaggctcagagcagcccAGCAAGGAAATTACTCCAGACTCAATTGTGGTGGGGGgcaggcgggggcggggctgggacaTGACtgccatttactgaacacttaggATCTGCCAAGCATGTGTCCGAGTCCACCTAGTGTGCTGGCTCACGTAAcactattattgtccccattgtcctgatgggcaaactgaggctcagagaggccagaaACACGCTCACGGTGACACAGCAAGTGAATGGCAAACCCAGGATTCATTTTCCCTTAACAGGGAAAACCTCTGCCTTTGTTCGACCCCAGAAAAGCTACTTCCAACCCCACTGCCCTTTAGAAAGGCAAGGGATGCCTTTGGGAGGAGTTAACACTGCCACCTCAGCTGGAGCCACTGGCTAAATAGGTGGGAAAATAGACCAGCCTTCAAGGCCTGGCTGAATTGGGCCTCCCAGAATCCCTCAGGCAAAGCCTCGATCCTCGCTGAactacctgctgtgtgacctcaggcaggtcatttgacctctctgtgcctccatttcctcttctgtaaaatggggataataacagtaccacCTCACTGGGTGAGGGCTGAGTTAAGACAAACAAACTGCTTAGAGCAATGGGTGGCACAGAGGAAGAACCCAAAGAGTGTCTGGTAAATACAGTGTCAGTGGACATGCCCTGGGTTCCCCATGTCCAGCCTGTGTCCTGGGAGCCCAGACCCTAGGAAGCTCCTCGTGAGTGGGAGAGTCAAAGCAAAGTGTAGAACGCTCGCACGTCCCTCTGGTCAAAGAGTGGGACAGAGGGAAGGACCCGAAGTGAGGGCCAGAGGGGGTTAAGGGCTTTGTGGGGAGAGGGTCAGGGCAGGCTTCCCTGGAACCCAGCCTTGAAGGAACTGCAGGGGAGTGAATGCAAAGGCCAGGGGGTCGCAAAGAAGGTGGGGGACCtggaggaagtggggggaggggcccTCAGGCATGGAGGGGGAAGCCGGGGGAAGCGGGGGCAGGCCCGGTGGGGGTAGGCCATGGGGGCAAGGCAGGTCTGGGAGCTGTGGCCGCAGCATTAGTCAGGTAGAAAAGGGTGGGACCACCTAGGTCAGAGGGAAGGGACCCAAGAGTTGGAcagccagaggaggaggaggaactcCAGTTTGGGGCAGCGTTTGGGTCACATGAGAAATGACTAAAAATCCACAGGGTCTGGCAACCAGGAGGGCGCTGGGAACCTGGGCAGGCGGCCTATACTCGGGGGCCGGGTGCCAGGCTGCAGGAGGCTGGGGGTGAGTGGAGGGGGGCCCcaaagcggggtggggggtggggctggagtgtCTATGCCCCTTCCTTTGGCTAGAAAGGGGAGCAGGAGAAAAAGGTGGTAAGGGAGAGGacaggaggtggggatgggggagaggtgcCCAtacagggcagagggaggagggagtgggcagGAGTTCCTTCGCTGACTCACTGGCCTCTGCAGACCCATCCTAGGTCAGCAAAGCAGGCACATCCCCTCCAGGGCCCCCACTTGTTTTCTGAAGATGCTGGCACACCCAGACCTGAGCTGCCGCCAGCATTCCAGGCATCAGAGACCATCGGAGTGGGGGTGGCGGCAGCTGGGGGCAGGATGAAGCCCAGAAAAGCACTCTGACTCAAAGCCAGGCTCCGTCCAGGGACACATGAGGATGAAATCACACAGATGGGAGAGCACAGGGCGGGTGCTGCGCACACACGAGCGATGACGGGGTCAACCTGCCAGGGCACAGTGGACACTCACCTCTCGAAGGTGAAGCGCACGGCCACCAGGGCCAGAGCCAGGGGCAGGGCCATCAGCATGTCCTGGGGGTGGGCGTAGACCAGGCCATCGCGGTCCTCCAGTACAGCCCATGAGTTGTTGGGTGGTAGCCAGAACCTCTCCTGCCATAGCCACTCATTCAGGCTGGACCACATACTGTGGACACAGGGTCCAGTTAATGGAGAACTCTGCACACAGGACGGGTAGAGTGGGAGGGCCCAGCACCTCGCCCTCACACCCCCCAGCGCCTAGCAACCTGAGGTTTATTAGAGCCAGTGTTAAGGACAGACTTGGGCTGGGTGTCCTCAGGCAAatgacttgacctctctgaatctcaagttcatctgtaaaatagggacagtAATACCCACCTCTCAGCGCAGGCTGATACGGCACACGAAGTGCTTAGTGCAGTGTTCACTGACCCTTAAATATAGCTCATGACAGTAGTTATTATCCTGTACTCTACAGACAAGAGAACAGCGGCCAGAATCAAGGGAGTGGCTGATCGGGGTCACGGACTTGAGGTCTCAAAATGTCCGGGAAGGTTTTCTGCCACTGTGGGAAGGTGCCTCTGATACAGCCCAAAGATGAAGGATTTAGGGAAATCCACAGTTCTCTCCCTGGCCAACCACCCACACGTGGACTCCCCTTGAGGTGTGAATGTCGGCTCTCTCGCTCGCTATCCCGCGAGCCCGGCTGCAGCTGGGCGAGACAGCCTACTGCGTGATCGAGCTTGCTGCCAGATACTGAAGCAGTGGCCGAGGTGGGCCAACTTTCCACCAAGAGCTGCTGGGGAGCTGCAGTGGGGCCCAGCTGTCCTGATGACGCCACATAGCTTCTCCTGTTCCCAAGATTTAAGACTAAGTGCCCCAACCCCACACTGGTCCCCACTTGCaaagtttgttcattcatttgtttgtccgtccatccacccacccacccacccattgtCCATCTACTCATCTGTTCATCAGTCCACCTATTCATCTGTTCATCCATTCAGCCATACCGTCTGCTTGCCCACCTGTACACCTacccagccagccagcctgccatctatccacccacccacctacctGTCCAtcttcccatccatccatccgcctATCCATACGTCCATCTACCCGTCTGTCTacctgtctgtccatccatccatccacccacccactgtCCATCTACTcacccatccatccgtccatccatccacctattcaTCTGCTCATCCAGCCAGCCATCTGCCTGCCCACCTGTACATCTATGCGTACAGCCATCTGTCCATCCGTCtgttcatccacccacccatccactcatccatccatccgtccacgaGATATCCTCTGAGTGGCTTGTACATGCCAGCCTGGGGCTGGATGTTGGGGACACAAGCAGGGAACAAAGCAGACACATTCCTGTCACCATGAGGCTCACAGCCCAGCAGGGGGAGGCAACCAATACACAAGTAAACAgattcataaataaataacacagtgTGATGGGCCTGGTAGAAAAGAAACAGGGTGGTGCGATTTATCAAGGAAGGTCTGAGCTAGGTCTCAGCTCATACACCCTCTGAGCTGAGACCTAGAGGTGAGGAGGGCCTGGGTTTGTGCAGAAGAAGGTAGTGGTGCTGcgaagggggctgggaggggctctGCAGAGAAATGAGCAGcaggtacaaaggccctgaggcaggattgAGTAAAACTGAGTGTTGGAGGACCAGTGAGGattcctgtgtgtctggagcagagtgagcaaggGGAGAGCGggggggaggggacggggcaggtCGTGCAGGACCCGTGGAATTTGGATGATTTCCTCCAAcattttatgatgaaaaatttcaaacccaCAGAAAAGGTGAGTTTACAGTGAACATCTATATACCCACCACCAGACTCTCCCATTCACGTTTTGGTCTCTTGCTTCATCACACATCTGCCCatgtatccatccatccctctatcCACCCACCAGTGCATTTCTCGGTGCATTTCGAAATaagcagctggggtggggggagggataaataaggagtttaggattaaaatatacacactattatatacaaaatagataatcaacaaggacctactgtatagcacagggaactatactcaatatcttgtaataacgtataagggaaaagaatctaaaaaataaatatatatatgggtatatatataactgaatcactttgctgtacacctgaaactaacacaactttgtacatcaactgtatttcaagaaaaaaattttgaaaagcagCAGACATCAAGTCACATCACCCCTAAATATTTTCAGCCTGCAGATCATTAACGAGAGCTCGATATTGACGAatgcgtttttttttttcaaggtaaaATTTACTAGAGCAAAATGCATTCACGTTAACTGTACAGttgctgagttttgacaaatacacgCACCTGTGTAAACCAACCTCCGGCCACAAACACTCCCATCCCTCCACAAGGTTCTCTCTTGGGCCCCTTCCCAGTCAGCGTCCATCTCTACTGTCCAAAGGTAACGTCTGCTCCAGTTATTTTTTCCATCAGGGATTACTTTTGTCTGTTccagaacttcatataaatggaatcacaaacCCCGtctttgtgtctagcttctttcactcgtGTAATATTTTCGAGATTCATCCCTATTGTTCCAAGATCAGtagcttccttctttctttttttttttttttaaaaatttatttatttggctgcgccgggtcttagttgcggcatgcgggcttctctctagttgtggcgtgtgggctctagagcgcacacgctggggctcagtagttgtggcgtgcgggtttagttgccctgcagcatgtgggatcttagttccccgaccagggatcgaacccgtgacccctgcattggaaggtggattcttaaccactggaccaccagggaagtcccgagcttctttttttcttattccccAATCTTTGGTACCAAATGAATATACCACGATTGGTTATCATTTGCTTGTTGATGGGTGTTTGGGATGCATTCAGCCTTGGGGAATTATGAGCAGAGCTGTTCAGAGCATTCACATCTGAGTCTTGTGTGAACAGAAGTTTTCCTGTCTCCTGGGTCCATCCGGAGgagcggaattgctgggtcattctGCATGTTTTCCTTCATAAGCAACTGTGCTCTggggtggctgtaccattttacactccatTTCGTGCAGTCTGGGAGTTCTATGGCCCGTGTTTTTATTTTAGGTGAGATGGCAAgttggggggggggttggttGCCATACAGGAAGTGGCCTTGGAGGCCGGAATGGGGGCCCACCGAGATAATCCAAAATCGTTCCCCCCATCTCAAGGTCAGCCGatcagcaaccttaattccatctgcaatctCACTTTCCCTTTGCCACGTTAGGTAGCGCATCCCCAAGTTTcaggattaggatgtggacaccATTAAGGGTGCGTTATTATTGagaaaattcactgagctgtgCATCTATGTTGTGGGCCCTTTCTCTGTGCAGATTAAAATGtctgccttggggcttccctggtggcgcagtggttgagaatctgcctgccaatgcgggggacacgggttcgagccctggtctgggaggatcccacatgccgcggagcaactaggcccgtgagccacaactactgagcctgcgcgtctggagcctgtgctccgtaacgtgagaggccgcgacagtgagaggcccgcgcaccgcgatgaagagtggcccccgcttgccacaactagagaaagccctcgcacagaaacgaagacccaacacagcaaaaataaattaattaattaataaactcctatccctcaaaaaaaaaatgtttgccttGAAAAAGTCTATGATTCtgctaaaatatgacacaaatgaactcatctatgaaacagactcacagacatagagaacaggcttgtggttgccaaggggaggcagggtggggaagggatggagtgggagtttggggttagcagatacaaactattacatatagaatggataaacaacaaggtgctactgtatagcacagggaac includes these proteins:
- the CERS4 gene encoding ceramide synthase 4, with product MWSSLNEWLWQERFWLPPNNSWAVLEDRDGLVYAHPQDMLMALPLALALVAVRFTFERFIGLPLSRWLGVRKQTRRPVKPNATLEKHFLMEGQRPTEPQMSLLATQCGLTLRQTQHWFRRRRNQDRPCLTKKFCEASWRFAFYLCSFIGGISVLYHESWLWTPVMCWDSYPQQPLKPALYHWYLLELSFYISLLITLPFDTKRKDFKEQVAHHFVTITLIVFSYSTNLLRVGSLVLLLHDSSDYLLEACKLFNYTHWRRVCDALFIIFSLVFFYTRLVLFPTQILYTTYYESIANSGPFFGYYFFNALLMTLQLLHVFWSCLILRMIYSFIKKGQMEKDVRSDVEESDSSDGEAAQEYPQLKNRAAHRPGAAPTDGPRSRAARRMANGHTPAT